Proteins found in one Acidobacteriota bacterium genomic segment:
- a CDS encoding iron ABC transporter permease: MNTAPNLEDDRTTARLRTRRMWIIAAAVVFVLILSVFIGRYPRPGLTSVSDLLDNELARTLVLHLRLPRILAAFLLGAVLSAAGAVFQMIFRNPLVDSGFLGVSSGAAFGASLGIVYFGGSALGVQSAAAAFAFLGLAASYLIARRIRWGDWIFRLVLAGISIGALYSAGTGILKYLADPQKQLPDITFWLLGGLWAITWPDLWQVLPVAAAGLVIMVLMRWRLNLLAMRDETAFSLGITPGRERIVLLAAAVAATAVLVSKAGQITWVGLIVPHIARRIVGSDAQRMLPASILIGGIFVLVCDDLARAVLSGEIPLGILTSLFGTAVFIALLSTRRLRLKS, from the coding sequence ATGAACACCGCCCCCAACCTCGAAGACGACCGCACGACCGCCCGCCTGCGCACCCGCCGGATGTGGATCATTGCGGCGGCCGTCGTCTTCGTCCTCATTCTTTCGGTCTTCATCGGTCGCTACCCCCGTCCCGGTCTGACCTCGGTTTCCGACCTCCTCGACAACGAGCTGGCCCGCACGCTCGTCCTCCATCTCCGCCTGCCGCGCATCCTGGCCGCCTTCCTCCTCGGCGCCGTCCTCTCCGCGGCGGGCGCGGTTTTCCAGATGATCTTCCGCAACCCGCTCGTCGACTCCGGATTTCTCGGCGTCTCTTCGGGCGCGGCCTTCGGCGCCTCTCTCGGCATCGTCTATTTCGGCGGCTCGGCCCTCGGTGTCCAGTCGGCGGCGGCCGCCTTCGCCTTCCTTGGCCTCGCGGCAAGCTACCTCATCGCCCGGCGCATCCGCTGGGGCGACTGGATCTTCCGCCTGGTTCTCGCCGGGATCTCGATCGGTGCGCTCTACTCGGCCGGAACGGGCATCCTCAAGTACCTGGCCGATCCACAAAAGCAGCTCCCCGACATCACCTTCTGGCTTCTCGGCGGGCTGTGGGCGATCACCTGGCCTGACCTCTGGCAGGTTCTGCCCGTGGCCGCGGCCGGTCTCGTCATTATGGTTCTCATGCGCTGGCGGCTGAACCTCCTGGCCATGCGCGACGAAACGGCCTTCTCACTTGGGATCACGCCGGGGCGGGAGCGGATCGTCCTTCTTGCGGCCGCGGTCGCCGCAACGGCCGTCCTGGTCTCCAAGGCCGGGCAGATCACCTGGGTCGGGCTCATCGTCCCCCACATCGCCCGGCGGATCGTCGGCTCCGACGCCCAGCGCATGCTGCCCGCCTCCATCCTCATCGGAGGGATCTTCGTCCTCGTCTGTGACGACCTGGCCCGGGCCGTCCTCTCCGGCGAAATCCCGCTCGGCATCCTGACCTCGCTCTTCGGAACGGCGGTCTTCATCGCGCTTCTTTCGACACGCCGCCTGAGGTTGAAATCATGA
- a CDS encoding ABC transporter ATP-binding protein — protein MSGAPAISVRGVSFAYSEAGPDVLRDVSLDIGGGTLCALLGPNGSGKTTLLNLILGWHKPWAGRVEIGGRPSDGLTRREMSRAVGFVAQEEPLGFELSVLEYVLLGRAPYLGFLEMPGPEDRTAAESALDTAGVRKFRGRTLPTLSSGEKQLASLARVLAQDPGVFLLDEPMSHLDLANTQRICWTLETLRDRGKTVVFTTHDPNVASASADVVVLLLKGRIVAAGSVRETLTADNIRAVYGVEAEILEGNGRPVVLTRLRRRKPADG, from the coding sequence ATGAGCGGCGCGCCCGCGATCTCCGTCCGCGGCGTCTCCTTCGCCTACTCCGAAGCCGGACCCGACGTCCTTCGCGATGTTTCGCTCGACATCGGCGGCGGCACGCTCTGCGCCCTTCTCGGACCTAACGGCTCGGGGAAGACGACGCTTCTCAACCTCATCCTCGGCTGGCACAAGCCGTGGGCGGGGCGGGTCGAGATCGGCGGGCGCCCGTCGGACGGCCTGACGCGCCGCGAGATGAGCCGGGCCGTCGGCTTCGTCGCCCAGGAGGAGCCCCTCGGCTTTGAGCTCAGCGTGCTCGAATACGTGCTCCTGGGGCGCGCGCCCTATCTGGGGTTCCTGGAGATGCCGGGGCCGGAGGATCGGACCGCGGCCGAATCCGCGCTGGATACGGCCGGCGTCCGGAAGTTCCGCGGCCGGACGCTCCCGACCCTGAGCTCGGGCGAGAAGCAGCTCGCCTCGCTGGCCCGTGTCCTGGCCCAGGATCCGGGCGTCTTTCTTCTCGACGAGCCCATGTCTCATCTCGACCTGGCCAACACCCAGCGGATCTGCTGGACGCTCGAGACCCTCCGCGACCGGGGCAAGACCGTCGTCTTCACGACCCACGACCCCAACGTCGCCTCGGCCTCGGCCGATGTCGTCGTCCTGCTTCTCAAGGGGCGAATTGTGGCCGCCGGTTCCGTCCGCGAGACCCTCACCGCCGACAACATCCGCGCGGTCTACGGCGTCGAGGCCGAGATCCTGGAGGGCAACGGCCGCCCCGTCGTCCTGACGCGCCTGCGGCGGCGCAAGCCCGCGGACGGGTGA
- a CDS encoding type II toxin-antitoxin system RelE/ParE family toxin — MIKTFKDKMTQELYVAGDSGKFPPDITRRAVRKLEYIDLATCLSDLRIPPGNRLHELGGDRKGQHAIAINDQWRICFRFVDGDAYDVEITDYH, encoded by the coding sequence GTGATCAAGACCTTCAAGGACAAGATGACGCAGGAGCTTTATGTTGCGGGCGACTCCGGGAAGTTCCCGCCGGACATCACCCGGCGTGCCGTTCGAAAGCTCGAATACATCGATTTGGCCACATGCTTGAGTGATCTTAGGATTCCTCCCGGAAACAGACTTCATGAGCTCGGAGGGGATCGAAAAGGACAGCATGCGATTGCCATCAACGACCAGTGGCGCATTTGTTTCCGTTTCGTCGACGGTGACGCCTACGATGTCGAGATCACGGACTATCATTGA
- a CDS encoding HigA family addiction module antitoxin translates to MSIPNTSGRKIRPTHPGEMLREDFMPDYGLTVMELAKALGVSRQTVNELLRERRAVSPDMALRLARLFGNSPAFWLNAQRAVDLWDAARTIKNDIARIKPLPAVR, encoded by the coding sequence ATGAGCATCCCCAATACAAGCGGAAGAAAGATCCGGCCCACGCATCCCGGCGAAATGTTGAGGGAAGATTTCATGCCTGATTACGGGCTGACGGTCATGGAGCTCGCCAAGGCCCTGGGCGTTTCGCGTCAGACGGTCAACGAGCTTCTCCGGGAGCGTCGGGCGGTGAGTCCGGACATGGCGCTCAGGCTGGCCCGTTTGTTCGGAAACTCTCCCGCATTCTGGCTGAACGCCCAGAGGGCGGTCGATTTGTGGGATGCGGCCCGGACCATAAAAAACGACATCGCGCGAATCAAGCCTCTGCCGGCGGTCCGATAA
- a CDS encoding type II toxin-antitoxin system VapB family antitoxin, which translates to MKTTIHIPDSLFNEARKVARMEGTTLKALVEEGLRKVVAERSGRKPGVFKLRKASFKGRGIQPHLAGVTWDQILDISYEGRGG; encoded by the coding sequence ATGAAGACAACCATACATATTCCCGACAGCCTGTTTAATGAGGCCCGCAAGGTCGCCCGGATGGAGGGAACGACTCTCAAGGCGCTGGTTGAAGAGGGGCTCAGAAAGGTGGTCGCCGAACGCAGCGGACGCAAGCCCGGCGTCTTCAAGCTCCGCAAGGCGTCCTTCAAGGGGCGGGGAATCCAACCCCACCTCGCCGGCGTGACCTGGGACCAGATTCTCGACATCAGCTACGAGGGTCGGGGCGGATGA
- a CDS encoding TA system VapC family ribonuclease toxin yields MIAVDSNLLVYAHREDSPLHAAALKSIVGLAEGRAPWGIPWPCLHEFLAVTTHPRIYAPPTPLASAVAQIEAWFESPGLVLLAEDEAYWPRLRALVLDGKISGPKVHDARIAAICLQQGVEELWTVDRDFSRFPALRVRNPLKSG; encoded by the coding sequence ATGATCGCCGTCGACAGCAATCTCCTGGTCTATGCCCACCGCGAGGACTCTCCGCTACACGCAGCCGCTCTCAAGAGCATTGTCGGGCTGGCGGAAGGGCGTGCCCCGTGGGGCATTCCCTGGCCCTGCCTTCATGAATTCCTGGCCGTCACGACCCACCCGAGGATCTACGCTCCGCCGACACCGCTCGCGTCGGCCGTCGCTCAGATCGAAGCCTGGTTCGAATCGCCCGGCCTGGTCCTGTTGGCCGAGGACGAGGCTTACTGGCCCCGGCTCCGGGCACTCGTTCTCGACGGAAAGATCTCCGGGCCCAAGGTCCATGACGCCCGCATTGCGGCCATTTGTCTTCAGCAGGGGGTCGAGGAGCTCTGGACCGTCGACCGCGACTTCAGCCGCTTCCCGGCCCTCCGCGTCCGCAATCCCCTCAAATCAGGTTAA
- the queF gene encoding preQ(1) synthase — protein sequence MPRYTDKEAVAGLKDKLPALETFANQFSDYEIRIEIPEFTSLCPKTGQPDFGTIEIRYTPKERVLELKSLKEYILAYRNLGIFYENAVNRILRDVVKACKPAEATVVGEFNPRGGMMSMVEARFRRRRGRPRKNQG from the coding sequence ATGCCGAGATACACCGACAAGGAGGCCGTAGCCGGGCTCAAGGACAAACTCCCCGCCCTCGAGACTTTCGCAAACCAGTTTTCCGACTACGAGATCCGGATCGAGATCCCGGAATTCACATCGCTCTGCCCCAAGACGGGTCAACCCGATTTCGGGACGATCGAAATCCGCTACACGCCGAAGGAGCGGGTCCTGGAACTCAAGTCCCTGAAGGAATACATCCTGGCCTACAGGAATTTGGGAATTTTCTATGAAAACGCCGTCAACCGGATTCTGCGCGATGTCGTCAAGGCCTGCAAGCCCGCCGAGGCGACCGTCGTCGGCGAGTTCAATCCGCGCGGCGGCATGATGTCCATGGTCGAGGCCCGTTTCCGGCGCCGCCGCGGCCGGCCGCGGAAAAACCAAGGCTGA
- a CDS encoding DMT family transporter, giving the protein MDDAGIRTPNNNAARFGRSDLLMILAVLFWGVNLSVIKIGLREFTPHAFNGLRFGLASLIYAAWLLAGRAKPAFRKGDVLKIAGLGLAGVTVYQIFFIHGLALEQASTSAVIMAMTPIFIALLSSAFRFEKITWAGWLGIGLSFVGLAVVMNGPDGSLIRGGIRGDLMILAANICWAVYTVFGKPILARMAAVHLAAMTTIVGTVLYLPFAARDLLQGEWRAASPAAWGAVVYSAVFAVVISFAIWYASVRRVGNAKTGIYGNLIPIFAAVSAAVILSEKLTPRLAAGAAVILLGVYLTRSGYRFFTKKRSAG; this is encoded by the coding sequence ATGGATGACGCCGGGATCCGTACGCCGAACAACAACGCGGCCCGCTTCGGCCGTTCAGACCTGCTCATGATCCTGGCCGTTCTGTTCTGGGGCGTCAATCTGTCCGTGATCAAAATCGGTTTGCGCGAGTTCACCCCGCATGCCTTCAACGGCCTCCGGTTCGGGCTGGCGTCGCTCATTTATGCAGCCTGGCTCCTGGCCGGCCGTGCCAAACCCGCGTTCCGAAAGGGAGACGTCCTGAAAATCGCCGGGCTGGGGCTGGCCGGCGTTACCGTTTACCAGATATTTTTCATCCATGGGCTGGCCCTGGAGCAGGCCTCCACATCGGCCGTCATCATGGCCATGACCCCGATTTTCATCGCTCTCCTGAGTTCCGCCTTCCGCTTCGAAAAGATCACCTGGGCCGGCTGGCTGGGCATCGGCCTGTCCTTCGTCGGCCTGGCCGTTGTGATGAACGGTCCTGACGGGTCGCTTATTCGAGGCGGCATCCGCGGCGATCTCATGATCCTGGCCGCGAATATCTGCTGGGCCGTCTACACGGTCTTCGGAAAGCCGATCCTGGCCCGCATGGCGGCTGTTCACCTTGCGGCCATGACCACGATCGTCGGGACAGTCCTGTATCTGCCCTTCGCCGCCCGCGATCTTCTTCAGGGCGAATGGCGGGCGGCTTCCCCGGCGGCCTGGGGCGCCGTCGTCTATTCCGCAGTCTTTGCCGTTGTCATCAGTTTCGCAATTTGGTATGCATCCGTCCGGCGCGTGGGCAACGCCAAGACCGGAATCTACGGCAACCTGATCCCGATCTTCGCCGCCGTTTCCGCGGCCGTCATCCTGTCGGAAAAACTTACGCCGCGGCTGGCGGCCGGCGCCGCCGTCATTCTGCTTGGGGTTTACCTGACGCGCTCCGGCTATCGGTTTTTCACAAAAAAGCGTTCGGCGGGGTGA
- a CDS encoding response regulator, with translation MGNALKTNPLKILIVEDEAIIAMEIKERLESRGWVVCGTAITGDEAVRLAETTCPDAVLMDITLKGGRDGFDTAREIRSRFGTPVVFITASLSTDVLSRLGESESPKWVSKPFDEKDLFAALEEAVALSGAAPGRLRTEG, from the coding sequence ATGGGGAACGCTTTGAAAACCAACCCGCTGAAAATCCTCATTGTCGAAGATGAGGCCATTATCGCCATGGAGATCAAGGAGCGGTTGGAAAGCCGGGGCTGGGTTGTCTGCGGGACGGCGATAACCGGAGATGAAGCCGTGAGGCTGGCCGAGACGACATGTCCCGATGCGGTTCTTATGGATATCACCCTGAAAGGCGGCCGGGACGGGTTCGATACGGCAAGGGAGATCCGCAGCCGATTCGGCACGCCCGTCGTTTTTATCACGGCGTCTTTGAGCACGGATGTCCTGTCGCGGCTCGGCGAGTCCGAGTCTCCGAAATGGGTGAGCAAGCCCTTTGACGAAAAAGATCTCTTCGCCGCTCTCGAGGAGGCCGTGGCTCTCTCGGGCGCTGCTCCGGGACGGTTGCGAACTGAAGGATGA
- a CDS encoding histidine kinase dimerization/phosphoacceptor domain -containing protein — MRTNRLLCAVVLFLVTAAAAPVPGLAQSYLVHVYTENDGLINNQVHGAAQDAKGRMWFATRGGVSMYDGFSWHGWSTSNGLSGNVAMDVALDVDGHPWFLITYLEGTIATIRDGNIFSVPLPVSNEIPLEPILLAAGISGGAPAFLVGTRYRGLFLYHGDEWRRYHTPDGLSGGAIKGLLFSDGAFYVATEGGLSVIRDGKVDNALNDRHPVLKRGVLALSGGGRERKGRIWLCGPDWVGFLENGKLTTLHASAALSFLSRSPLVRPVSTSSLVRIAPDGYGGCFVGNAVVLMHCPADGSPPLDIDVESGLAGAGAAGMALDRERNLWVANPRGVSKISGLRFLNFQKTHGLFGDEVSAIAKVGPGRLILGHNGGLSYLGSDAIRAASLEKEDGLIAAENRVLDIQTDGDGMLWIATSGYGLGSVRHEGPVRWIGRGEGIGGKVRTLFIDEAGTFWVSTGPELYILQDNRFIPVPLPDFNQMYIRKIFQGPEGSIDLATNRHGLLRISSGSWRQISHPERPAANNVYAVHLDRQGHTWVGTEAGLFFVRNGRLVESGAETLSIERPIYLIVEDLRGRLWFGTDNGVIRWDGSDLTLRVYATRSGLAGLEINRSAGVVDGEGRLWIGTNSGVSYYREEYDPDPADIPVPHVEITALDIKGLSVPLQEPLRLNHSKNHFTFHVSAPSFIDETAVRFRTLLEGFDTVWSEPFRSLEPKILYMNLPPGRYRFYIQAANALGVWSAPAVSPVIRISRAFWQTVWFALLVLAVGVGISVGAFHFVAAHRYANRLEREVEMRTAQLQASLSEKNVLLKEIHHRVKNNLQIISSLLFLQARKIQNDEDRFALKESMTRIRTMALVHETIYGSANLAAVSARAYFSAIIDQLMSTFGIDKERVSIDIEATNIALTVETAVPCGLIVNELVSNALKHAFPEGRKGRIEVRMALDEPESGMRDPKYHLVVKDDGKGFGDDFNVLNIESLGLRLVFNLATQLGGSVEVDREEGTTFTIRF; from the coding sequence ATGAGGACAAACCGCCTCCTCTGTGCCGTCGTTCTTTTCCTTGTCACCGCAGCCGCCGCGCCGGTTCCCGGCCTCGCTCAGAGCTACCTCGTCCACGTCTATACGGAAAACGACGGGCTCATCAACAACCAGGTTCATGGGGCGGCCCAGGATGCGAAAGGCCGGATGTGGTTCGCGACGCGGGGAGGCGTGTCCATGTACGACGGCTTTTCCTGGCATGGGTGGTCGACGAGCAACGGCCTTTCCGGAAACGTCGCCATGGATGTCGCCCTGGATGTCGACGGACACCCCTGGTTTCTCATCACGTATCTCGAAGGCACGATCGCCACGATCAGGGACGGGAACATCTTTTCCGTGCCCCTTCCGGTTTCCAACGAGATTCCGCTCGAACCGATTCTCCTGGCCGCCGGAATATCGGGAGGCGCGCCCGCCTTCCTGGTCGGCACGAGATACCGGGGACTTTTCTTATATCACGGGGATGAATGGCGGCGATATCACACTCCGGACGGACTGTCGGGCGGCGCGATCAAAGGGCTTCTCTTTTCCGACGGCGCGTTTTATGTGGCCACGGAAGGCGGCCTGTCCGTCATCCGCGACGGGAAAGTGGACAATGCCCTCAATGACCGCCACCCGGTTTTGAAACGCGGCGTTCTTGCCCTGTCCGGGGGCGGGAGAGAGCGGAAAGGGCGGATCTGGCTGTGCGGTCCCGACTGGGTCGGGTTTCTTGAAAACGGGAAATTGACGACGCTTCATGCTTCGGCCGCGCTGTCGTTCCTGTCACGATCTCCCCTGGTCAGGCCCGTATCAACTTCTTCCCTGGTCCGGATCGCGCCCGACGGATATGGCGGATGTTTTGTAGGAAACGCCGTGGTGCTGATGCACTGTCCCGCAGACGGAAGCCCGCCTCTCGATATCGATGTCGAAAGCGGTTTGGCCGGTGCCGGCGCGGCGGGAATGGCTCTCGACAGAGAACGGAATCTCTGGGTGGCCAACCCCCGCGGAGTCTCCAAGATATCCGGTTTGCGGTTCTTGAACTTCCAGAAAACTCACGGCCTGTTCGGCGATGAAGTGAGCGCGATCGCCAAGGTCGGCCCGGGTCGGTTGATCCTGGGGCACAACGGCGGCTTGAGCTATCTGGGCTCCGACGCGATTCGCGCCGCAAGCCTGGAAAAAGAAGACGGCCTGATTGCCGCGGAAAACAGGGTTTTGGATATTCAAACCGATGGAGACGGGATGCTATGGATTGCGACATCGGGCTATGGATTGGGCAGCGTTCGACATGAAGGTCCCGTCCGTTGGATTGGAAGAGGGGAGGGCATCGGCGGAAAGGTGCGCACGCTTTTTATCGACGAAGCCGGGACTTTCTGGGTGAGCACGGGGCCGGAGCTCTACATTCTGCAAGACAATCGTTTTATTCCGGTCCCGTTGCCGGACTTCAATCAGATGTATATCAGGAAAATTTTTCAGGGTCCCGAAGGATCGATCGACCTGGCAACCAACCGACATGGACTTTTGCGAATTTCTTCCGGGTCGTGGCGCCAAATCTCCCACCCCGAAAGACCGGCAGCCAATAACGTCTATGCCGTCCACCTTGATCGGCAAGGCCACACCTGGGTGGGGACGGAGGCCGGATTGTTTTTTGTCCGGAATGGGCGCCTTGTCGAATCGGGGGCGGAGACCTTGTCGATCGAACGTCCGATCTACCTCATCGTCGAGGATCTCCGCGGCCGCCTGTGGTTCGGAACGGACAACGGTGTCATCCGCTGGGACGGTTCGGACCTGACTCTGCGGGTCTACGCGACACGCAGCGGATTGGCCGGTCTGGAGATCAACCGTTCGGCCGGAGTGGTCGACGGCGAAGGCCGGTTGTGGATCGGCACGAACTCGGGGGTATCTTACTACCGGGAAGAGTACGACCCGGATCCCGCAGACATTCCGGTGCCCCATGTCGAAATCACGGCCTTGGATATCAAGGGCCTCTCAGTTCCCTTGCAAGAGCCTCTTCGGTTGAATCACTCCAAAAACCACTTCACCTTTCATGTTTCGGCGCCTTCCTTTATTGACGAAACGGCCGTGCGCTTCCGAACCCTTCTTGAGGGTTTCGATACCGTGTGGAGCGAACCTTTCCGTTCGCTGGAGCCCAAAATTCTTTATATGAATCTCCCTCCCGGCCGGTATCGTTTTTATATTCAGGCGGCCAATGCCCTCGGAGTTTGGAGTGCACCGGCCGTGTCACCGGTGATCCGGATCTCCCGGGCGTTCTGGCAAACGGTCTGGTTTGCGCTTTTGGTTCTGGCCGTCGGGGTGGGGATCAGCGTCGGGGCCTTTCACTTTGTGGCGGCGCATCGATACGCCAATCGTCTTGAACGCGAAGTCGAGATGAGAACAGCCCAGCTCCAGGCCTCTCTCTCGGAGAAAAACGTCCTCCTCAAGGAAATTCATCACCGTGTCAAAAACAATCTCCAAATCATCTCCAGCCTGCTTTTTCTCCAGGCCCGGAAAATTCAAAATGATGAGGATCGATTCGCCCTGAAAGAAAGCATGACACGGATCCGGACCATGGCTCTTGTTCATGAGACGATCTATGGTTCGGCGAATCTGGCCGCCGTTTCCGCCCGGGCCTATTTTTCAGCCATTATCGATCAGTTGATGTCGACATTCGGCATCGATAAAGAGCGGGTTTCGATTGATATCGAGGCGACGAACATCGCCTTGACCGTCGAGACGGCCGTGCCCTGCGGCCTGATTGTCAACGAGCTGGTCTCGAACGCCCTGAAGCATGCCTTCCCCGAGGGGCGAAAGGGCCGGATCGAAGTCCGGATGGCACTGGACGAGCCCGAGTCCGGGATGAGGGACCCGAAATACCATCTTGTCGTCAAAGATGACGGGAAGGGGTTCGGCGACGATTTTAACGTCCTCAATATCGAGTCGCTCGGCTTGAGGCTTGTTTTTAACCTGGCGACTCAACTCGGCGGCTCGGTCGAAGTCGATCGGGAAGAAGGGACGACTTTCACCATCCGGTTTTGA
- a CDS encoding 7-carboxy-7-deazaguanine synthase QueE produces MPRPSILKISEVFTSVQGEGLRQGQPTIFVRLAGCNLRCAFCDTKYAWKEGKDREVGDIMAQIEGLRRNFPADWICLTGGEPFLQNIGPLARRLRKAGLPIQIETNGTLYRRIPFDWLTISPKPPRYAVRSEWTRRAREVKLVAGRSLSFDVLRDVRAAFPAATPVLIQPQSCAAWSARKAFRLLEHALAEGLPNIRLSSQLHKIHNLN; encoded by the coding sequence ATGCCGCGGCCGTCTATTCTGAAGATCTCTGAGGTCTTCACCTCCGTCCAGGGCGAGGGCCTTCGTCAGGGCCAACCGACGATCTTTGTTCGGCTTGCGGGCTGCAATCTCCGCTGCGCCTTCTGCGACACAAAGTATGCATGGAAGGAGGGGAAGGACCGCGAGGTCGGAGACATTATGGCCCAAATCGAAGGCCTGAGGCGGAACTTTCCCGCGGATTGGATCTGCCTGACCGGAGGCGAACCTTTTCTTCAGAACATCGGCCCTCTCGCCCGCCGCCTCCGAAAGGCGGGGCTTCCAATCCAGATCGAAACCAACGGAACGCTTTATCGACGCATCCCCTTCGATTGGCTGACCATCTCGCCCAAGCCGCCGCGATACGCCGTCCGATCGGAATGGACGCGGCGGGCCCGTGAAGTCAAGCTGGTCGCCGGCCGCAGCCTGTCGTTCGATGTTCTGCGCGATGTCCGGGCCGCCTTTCCCGCGGCAACTCCCGTCCTGATTCAACCCCAATCCTGCGCCGCCTGGAGCGCCCGGAAAGCCTTCCGGCTTCTGGAACACGCCCTCGCCGAGGGCCTCCCCAACATCCGCCTCTCCTCACAGCTCCACAAAATCCATAATTTAAATTGA
- a CDS encoding 6-carboxytetrahydropterin synthase: MSWCLKVREKFSAAHYLKEYQGKCEKLHGHTFRVEVEIEVHELDKAGIGIDFAEIKAALAEILPDHGLLNDLYPFNPSAENLARRFFEDLKKRFPVRAVTVWESEDAAAVYSEDL; encoded by the coding sequence ATGAGTTGGTGTCTCAAGGTTCGGGAGAAATTTTCCGCGGCGCACTACCTGAAGGAATACCAGGGCAAGTGCGAAAAGCTCCACGGCCACACCTTTCGGGTCGAGGTCGAAATCGAAGTCCATGAACTCGACAAGGCCGGAATCGGGATCGACTTCGCGGAAATCAAGGCGGCTCTTGCGGAGATCCTGCCCGATCACGGCCTGCTCAACGACCTCTATCCCTTCAACCCCTCGGCCGAAAACCTGGCCCGGAGGTTTTTCGAGGACCTGAAAAAGCGCTTTCCGGTCCGGGCCGTGACCGTCTGGGAGTCCGAGGATGCCGCGGCCGTCTATTCTGAAGATCTCTGA
- the queC gene encoding 7-cyano-7-deazaguanine synthase QueC → MQQESCVVLFSGGLDSTTALGWALARYERVFALIFDYGQRHRIELRAAARTARRLGVPRAVLKVDLRPLGGSALTDPKIPLPRCRRRSDIRPGPPATYVPFRNGIFLSLAAAWAEARGIQDIVCGFNVIDSPDYPDTRPQFVRAMERAVRAGTRAAYGAPPIRILAPFAGLKKSDIIRLGLSLGVDYSTAVSCYAGTEAPCGRCSACLLRREAWREAGEKDHLEVRLKKEGRR, encoded by the coding sequence ATGCAACAGGAATCCTGCGTCGTTCTCTTTTCAGGCGGGCTCGACTCGACGACGGCCCTCGGCTGGGCGCTCGCCCGTTACGAGCGTGTCTTCGCCCTGATCTTTGACTACGGCCAGCGCCACAGGATCGAACTCCGCGCCGCCGCCCGCACGGCCCGGCGCCTGGGCGTTCCCCGCGCCGTTCTCAAGGTCGACCTCCGACCACTCGGCGGTTCGGCCCTGACCGACCCGAAAATCCCCCTGCCCCGGTGCCGGCGGCGGAGCGACATCCGGCCCGGGCCGCCTGCGACCTATGTGCCTTTCCGAAACGGCATTTTTCTGTCGCTGGCCGCCGCCTGGGCTGAGGCTCGGGGCATTCAGGACATTGTCTGCGGCTTCAACGTCATCGACTCCCCCGACTACCCCGATACGCGCCCGCAATTCGTCCGGGCCATGGAAAGAGCCGTCCGGGCCGGGACCCGGGCCGCATACGGCGCGCCTCCGATCCGCATCCTGGCCCCGTTCGCCGGCCTGAAAAAATCGGACATCATCCGTCTGGGCCTTTCGCTCGGTGTCGATTATTCCACGGCCGTTTCGTGTTACGCGGGGACGGAGGCGCCCTGCGGCCGCTGTTCCGCCTGCCTCCTGCGCCGGGAGGCCTGGCGGGAGGCGGGGGAAAAAGATCATCTCGAAGTGCGCTTGAAAAAGGAGGGTCGGCGATGA